A DNA window from Mycolicibacter terrae contains the following coding sequences:
- the trpA gene encoding tryptophan synthase subunit alpha: protein MFAVCREEGRAALIGYLPTGYPDVPGSIAAMTALVESGCDLVEVGVPYSDPGMDGPTIARATETALQGGVRVRDTLTAVEAITAAGGRAVVMTYWNPVLRYGVDAFARDLASAGGLGLITPDLIVDEADEWLAASQHHALDRIFLVAPSSTPQRLAETAHASSGFVYAASTMGVTGARNTVSNAAPELVRRVREVSDIPVGVGLGVRSGAQAAEIGAYTDGVIVGSALVTALADGLAELRSLSAELAAGVRQRDS from the coding sequence ATGTTCGCCGTGTGCCGGGAGGAGGGCCGCGCCGCGCTGATCGGCTACCTGCCCACCGGCTACCCGGACGTGCCGGGCTCCATCGCCGCGATGACCGCCCTGGTCGAATCGGGGTGCGATCTCGTCGAAGTCGGTGTTCCCTACTCCGACCCGGGAATGGACGGACCGACCATCGCCCGGGCCACCGAGACGGCGCTGCAGGGCGGCGTCCGGGTGCGCGACACCCTGACCGCGGTAGAGGCGATCACGGCCGCCGGTGGCCGCGCGGTGGTGATGACCTACTGGAATCCGGTGCTGCGCTACGGGGTCGACGCGTTCGCCCGTGATCTGGCTTCGGCCGGCGGCCTGGGGCTGATCACCCCCGACCTGATCGTCGACGAGGCGGACGAGTGGCTGGCGGCATCCCAACACCATGCGCTGGACCGGATCTTTCTGGTGGCGCCGTCGTCGACGCCGCAGCGTCTGGCCGAGACCGCGCACGCCTCGAGCGGATTCGTCTACGCCGCCTCGACGATGGGAGTCACCGGTGCCCGCAACACGGTGTCCAACGCGGCGCCGGAACTGGTACGCCGGGTCCGGGAAGTCTCTGACATTCCGGTCGGGGTGGGCCTGGGCGTGCGGTCCGGCGCGCAGGCCGCCGAGATCGGCGCCTACACCGACGGCGTGATCGTCGGTTCAGCACTGGTCACCGCACTCGCTGATGGTCTGGCCGAGTTGCGCTCCCTCAGCGCGGAACTCGCGGCGGGTGTGCGTCAAAGGGATTCGTAG